The segment AGTAACCAGGTGGTGGGTTGTACATATAAaaagttgtcaaaatgtcacatccaTCCCATCCATGGtcctgtcctgccagctgtctcTTTCACATAAACGATTTGACTTGATTCAGCACTGTTATTACTTCGGCTAACAGCTTAAAGGTGAGAAAACCCCTCCCCCCATTCTGCAATCGTGCATTCTATGGAGAACAGTGAGGCTAAATAACGGTGTAATGTTCCTGCCTTGGCTAGGCTGTGTAAAAAGGGGCAAGAAACAATAAAGACAACAGGCTCTATATGTACAGAAGATAAAAAGGGCTCATtctaagaaaacaaaaaattctTAGTTTCGGGTGATTATAAACCAATAAAATCAgagttatgaatattatgtaccatttctgccaaaagaggcctctaaatcctacacactgaacctttaaatttGATTATTCAAATAACCGATCAATTAAGTGCTTATTTAACACAGAGTAATTCCTCcgaaacacagaaacagaaaagcgTACGAGCTCCACAGACACAAAGTGTGACAGTTAATAGTTGAACGTTTGGACGATGTTTTTACAGAAAGTGTTTATTTTAGAAAGTAGCATGTCGTGGAGGGTTCAAAGTGGTAAGAATTGGGTGCTTAGTCTTTGGATTTGATGTCTTCTTGATTCCTTTTCAGTCCCACATCTAAAGCTAGACAACATCTAGGCTAGTCGATCGTAGCTGTACGTTTACCAATCCGACTGAGCTGAATCCTTAAGAGATGTGAAAGCCGAGACAGACGATACGATCGAGTTTAAACGGGGAAATGTATCTATGAAAGTGATGAAGAAAGCATATGGGAAGTTGACCAGCGTCTTAGCAAGTGTTTATGGTAAACTAGAGATATCCAAAGTAATATTCTGTAGTCGCCTCTAGAAAACTGTGGTTTAAAGGTGAAACTTTTTGCGAACTGAGATGGTTTGTGTTCCTGTTGTAACTGCCTTGAGTTCCTGTAATCTATTAGCACCTTGAAGATTCAAGATATCGGCCTCAAGGGTTGTAGTAAATCATTCCTAACAGCATTATATATGACTTTAAATAGTATGGCATCATTAATAAAGGTGACAGTAATGTGATAGAGCTAATGCTTATTCATGCTTGTAAATAGTGCTTAAAACGTGTGATTGTATGACTTTTATTTGACTTCTTTTTGTTATGATATTTCACTTTGGGGGAATGTTTTGACTTTGTAGAGGCTGCGGAAACATAAACCTCCCTGAGCATGTCATTCGTCATATTCAAAGTTTTCTCACTGACTCTCAATAACACAGTAATAATACAGAATGACATATTAATCTGAATGTTTTTAACTGAGAATACTGATAAAAATTAACTTAAATTTTGAGTCACAGCAGCATGTGGTTATTGTAGTGGCCTGTGTCAGGGATTTATAAAATAGAGTAAAACATGAATTGTGTTTGGGGCAAGTGATACGGTGAAGAATACAATGCATGAAtgagaaatgcaaaaattagAGTGTAAGAATTGATACAGGGGAATAATGTAGTATATGTACAACACATACATATATCTTTAGTGTGTACATGAGGAGTTTATTAAAATTATAAACATGTAACATGAAATTTATGGcaaaatgaatgaacacattTACAGCCAGTCTCTGAAATCTTATGTGTATACAGGAAGTAAATGTATAGATGTCTAAAAGGTGGCAGATGAAGGCATGTTCTGCAAAAAGACGTTAAttaaaccagaaaaaaagtccaaaactCTTCTTCCAGAGTGAAATATCGTTTTAACATTGCACACCAGTTTTACACAGTTCCTCGTTTCTGTGAAAAATATGAAGCAACGTAAACAGACTGTTTGCATCTACATGAAATCCCGCCGACTGCAGAAGATATTTTATTGTGATGATGAATACTGCTGAGTAAGACATTCTTCACCTGACACACTGAATATTGACGTGTTGTGAAATAAAAGTTCTATGAAGGAAATCTCTGTCCACTTTTGCTCTGTATGTTTATGAGTCTGTCGAAGCCCATTACAGCCTCAGTTCCCCatgtcttcaaagccaccagactccactgacgaAAAACATCATTTTGGTAGCTGAACACTGGATTTACTGgcctactgctgcctcaatcagttagttaatttgtgttattgtgtgacttttttgaATTCAAGCTAAaccctttctttctttatttattggtaaagatttgtgtttatttacagaTGTTAAAATTTCAGTGCAGGAGCAGTCCCAAAAATGTGTCAGATTTCCATttgtgcatttgaaaatattattttaaaaggaCAAAGATACTTATCCAAAAACATTGAGAAGGAGAGGATGTACTAGAACTAAACCTTAGGACATTTTGACGTACAAACATATTAATAAATTCAAGAATGGATCAGAAATGAtcaaaaacaggaagttgttcAGCATCAACCCAAtgttctcaatggagtctggcttgaaAGAGAGCGATAttacagcttcagttccctgtagAAATCGCTATCTGACGGCAAGATAAAGCAGtggaaatattctaaatatagcgcaCCCTTAAACTGATATCGACTTTTTCAGGTGGCTAGCATTTGTTTCactgctgacccctccacagcagtacattgattagcttccatgtcggactccagcctgcttctccaaactggaggagTGCCGACTGACTTTACTGAATGTAATACATTGACTATGggtaagtaccccatacaaccccacttcaaaagatctaaACGGTCCTTTTAAAATACATCTTACTGAATACTCCTGTCTCATATTGTAACTGTAGCAGCTGGGTCCCCATGCAGTACTGCTCCACATTCTGTTCCACTACCGTTCTTACTCATGCAAGCAGAATAATGCTGGTACGTAACAAGGAATTCATATTTACATGGTGTTAATCTGATTCCAGCTTTGTTGAGTTAATCCTCTTCTGAAAGATCAGGGTTGTGCTGAAGCTTAGTTTCAAAACTCTCACGAGCTGCTGTGGAAAATCAGAAATCTTAACGCCAGGTTGTGTTCTTACAGAAAAAGTATTTATTtcccatttgtgtgtgtttttagatgTTTGTCTGAGTCTTTCATGTAGACTTACTGAAAACTGAAGTTGATGTAATGTTAAGGTTTACTCTAAAAGGTGTATAAAAAGAACTAAGActtatttttttcaaactttttcaAAAAGTCCAAATCACAATAAACAATCTTGAACTTAAGTCTGAAGCCTTGTTCAACACGAACTCAGTGCAATTCAAACCAAACAATGTGGCACAGAAGTAgaattaaataaatctttattgcAGGACATTGATAGTTGGAGCAGCTATGCAGACACATATGAACAAGAGGAACGGCGCAAGTTTTGATCATGCACATGTGAAGTTAGAACTTTTTAAGCCAGTCCAAGTTGGGTCCTTTTGGTTCACTTGGATGAGAAGGGACATCAGGCATGTTTCCATCATCTCGCACAGGGACTGCATTGGGACCGTAAGGAACACAAATGTTATTATTTGATCACACAGAGGTTAACGTTGCACATCGTAGCTTCTTtcagtgacacacagacacaacctGCTGTAACAATAAGGCTGGGTACTGGTACTTGATGTCTATAAAAATAGGTAAATATTGTCAAACCCTCTCTAGTAAAACAATACCTGTATTCCACCCttttgtacccagatctagaaaaaaaatgactatttgtatggttttgtgTTATTTGATTTCATGCAACATGCAATTGGACCACTACCACAGCGACTACatcccatacagtctgtggtgtggtgagcACAGTGTATTTGAGGATGTTCAGATGGCTGTTCAGCATGCTAAGATGCCACACAACGTTAAAAAGTATGGCGGTATTTAACCAACCAAATGCTTCCAATCACATGATAAGTATCAAATGAAGCAGGAAaaaaggtatcaaatgaagttCTCTATTGGTATCGTTTTATGGCAATCCAGCATGCCCGTGTTGTGTCTAAGACTGTTTTCCTGACGATATGTGTTTCCCCCTAAGTTAGGTGCCTAAATATGAATCAACATTTTGTCTTTGGCTAACCACAGAGGAGGGTGCAACACATTATAACAGGAGGGAAGCAGTTTGTCAAGGGAACAGGCATCAACACAATACCAGCATGGCTAGTGCAACTGGTAATGCAGACAACCCAGCTACCTGTACTCCTGACACCAATTTATACAAATATCTGAAGGACTTTAATGAACAAATCAGTACAGACTCAAATGGAAATCAAGTCATATTTTTATGCAAACTGTGTCCGTCAGGTCTAAAATAATCAAGACTGAGCGCGAGCCACATCAGTAACGAATTTTGAAACAATACATCAAGTTGAAGCATCTAACCAGTCTTGGGAAATATCTGCGACTAAATAATGATCACAAGATCAAATGTAAACTATTTCATTTTAATCAGTGTTGACTGAACTTCGAGATAGCTCCTGAGAAATGTGAACATGCACAACACTcctggtattggtactggtatcatAATTTATTAAAGAACACCCAGCCAAATGCAAAATGATCAGTGTGAACAGTGTTTACCTGGGTAGTTGTATGGCACAGCCTCATTGATCATTCCTGTATACTTTGTCAGGGGGCTGATAACTGGAAGAGCAAGACCTGAGGATGGAAATACACATTTGAATTAAGTTTACAAACTGTATATTAATTACACTTTATATTCCACGTTATACATTATAAGTTCCCCGCAAGCTCTCAATATGTAGAGAGACCTAAAAGCATCAAACCATTATATATTCACTCTCACATGTAGGGATTTGTTGCTTCTGGTAGCAGAGTAGCGACGTTATATATGTTTATCTAATGATGCTGCTGTAATTTTGGCTagatgtaatttaatttaatttcagttgtCGAATGGAGAAACGGTAAGTGGTGTTTTAAGTCACTCTTTAATGTGACAGTGGAGCCTTAAGGTCCAGCACTTGGCATACAGCTAACTCTCTTTGATACTATGATGCTTTTACTGACATGACGATAATTCAATATTTCCAAATCAAGTTGTGCAGTCTGGTGCTCTCTTTCTGCCACACACAATTCTTAGCTAATGTAGGAAGCTGTTTACTACTGACCCAACAGTCCAATCCCGCAGGACACCAGGATAACAGGTTCCTTGTTCCATGCGTTTTTCAGGAACGCTGCGAGTCCTGCGGataaaataacaacacacaGGTGAAAACCCTCCACAGGTGacggttagctaacgttagccaccgTTAGCAACACATCCAAGGTcacgttttttgttttattatgaaTGAATATCATTGTGTTAAAATAACTCCGAGTCATcgtaatttaaatttaaaaacatcacagtatttATTTATGCCATATAGAGGTCTTAATAAACCTAATTTCGCTGAATGTTTGTACAAAAGACGAGAAACTAGCCACATACCCGCCATGTTGTCTTGTGTAGTATCAACCCAGAGCGGgtgctcatgggaaatgtagtaaTCACTGAATGACGTATTATGTCTGCGCCTGTCGCATAAAAACATGAGCTCATCGACGAGAATGGGAGGATAGCTGCCCCTGCTTCGCttaatatttgatttttctAAAGTATAATGTTAGTAAACGCGTTTAGCTAACCGACAGCTGACAGACTATAGACGTACACACAGTCTAtagattgttattattatttttagacgGTTTGTAGTTCAGTTTTATCCCCGCAGGACACAGCAGCTGCTGAGCACCAGTGATTTTGGACTTAATCATTCATAAATGTAAGTATTAGTTAGAATTATAACATGCTGCAGCTTATGGTAGTCCGTTATTAATGATATAAGTTAAGGGCTTTATTTACTCAGTTAATTCACTTAATAACGTCGCTGCCCGTCCTAAGTTAACACTGATGAATGACCAGTGGTGAAAATGAACGTTAACCaaatatatttactcaagtactgtacttaagtacaatttaaCGATACTTTACCCCAGTCTTTCTATTTTATGTTTCTATATACGTCTATTCCCCCTACATTcaagaggcaaatattgtactttacCCAGCAGAacataaagtaattaaaattagcACCACCTTAACTAGCTGCAACATTAGTGACGCTTTAATGCATCACTACTTACGATTAGAAACAGTTATAtccattgatgaatttaagggcatcataaagaatgtggtgatagagacatgtgcttgttttccTTGTGAGGCCACTATGCATGAATAGTTGTTATATCGTGgatatttgtattttatgttgtatttgttgcattttattttattttttttagttttgattggctgctacctaaGATTTTCCATGTCAATGGGACTTCCgggttaaataaaacaaaaataaaatacatttgtagtatcattatatatatatatatatatatatatatatatatatatatatggttttAAAATAGGGAATCCTGCATACtgagcacttttacttttgatacttttaaGTATATTTCGATGCTAATAATTTTACCTAAATAAgaatttaaatgcaggactATTTCACACAGTTGTATTGcaattttttcttcttccacGGCTATACATTCCTAAAAATGATCATTAAAACTGGCAGAAGTATTGTGAATTTGtacttatatatattttatgtgcataaattattttataaatgtgttttttataatAACAGAatcttctctctcttcttctctagATGATGGAGGATTTCTCTGGTTTGGCTCTGCCTCCTCTGTTTGGAGGACACATCCTGGAGGCAGAGCTGGAGCCTGGTGGTGTGGAGCTGGGACCAGGAGAGGTAATGTTAATTTTAATGGTCAAGGTAATGGTGATGCTGATGTGAGTCATCGAGTAGCCAGTGCTCCCTGTGCCATAAAATGAGAAGCATTGCACATACTGTTATGTAAAAGTGCCAAATATTAACAGTTTCAACACAGCCTCTTTGCATGGATTGGCCTAAAAAGCCAACATCTCATTGAAATATGCCATCAGTGTGACCTATGCACGCTGCAATCTTACCAAAATCTTATTTCGTAGTTGTGACAGACACTTCTaattatattgtattatattatcTAATTATATTTGAGTTTAGAGTGTTTTGTGTAGCTGTGGTCAAATGTATGTAGCTTAGTGGGTGCAGCAAGGATCTGCTGGGGTTGAAGGTAATTTCTGACTGGTATCATATGCGTTAATGACACAGAATGGTATTTCAGATCAAAGTAGGAACACGATGACACCATTATTTTGCAGTGTAGATGTCTGtaatgtgggggttttttttgcactaATAATACTGCTACACAATTAGGCAACACAAGTTAATTGTAGTAGATTAagtgactgattttttttgtgacaaCTGTTCCATTTGAAACgcactgaaaacactgacattttgtcTCTCCAGGTGGAGCTGGGCCCGGGAGGCAATGAGCTGCTGGAGAGTACAGCACaggaggatgaagagaggaGAGCTCTCGATAAgaggaaatatctggctctgaACAGGAGATGTAAAGAAATTGAAcaggtgtgtgcatgcatataaGTGTGTTAGAGTAAGAAATATGAGTTATATTTGGGTTTATTGTCATTTAGTTCCTAATTTCTTACATCATTTCTAGCCACAAACTTTTTTCAAACCAACACTTATCATTAACAAGATTGTTGTAGGTCTGCAACTGCAGGTGCACAACAGGCTACttttcagaaatgtgttttttgtaagCACTACTAAAAACATTACTTACAAAGCATTACTTAAAATCCCAATTCAACAATCACATATTAGTCTAGTACTGATATTACTTTATAAAGCTCATATCAGCCAGATATGATAGTGTGTCTGTGATCAGTTCCTCCCTTGCCATCCTttcaaatgtgacattttttaggTGAATCAGAAGATTCTTGGTCGCCTTCATCAAGTACAAAGAATAACACGGCGCTTGAAGAAGGAGAGACGGTAAAAGACCCCATTACAGCAACttaatttctgtgttttccAGTTAATGGCCTGTCTGTTAACCTTCTGTTAATCTTGCAGGTTTCTCATGAAGACTTTAGATGCTCATGGGGACGACTACAGAAACGCCCAGCTCACCATACTTCTAGAGGTGAGAATGAGATGAACAAGTGGCTGTATGTGATagttttaaaagaagaaaaaaatgcacttattAGCCTGACTTTTGTAAATAATCAGcaagttattattgttattttatattGAAATTATCTGTTTCACCCAATCACTAGATTTAGGCAGGATAAAATTATATTAACTTGTTTTACAATAGCAGTTGACCATTGGTGGACTAATCTGTGGAGAGGCTGGGGCAAAAAATGTATGCCCCCTTAACTGGAAGATGAAGCATGCAAGCACaatgtaaagtaaaataatagACACAGATATACCTGTGTTTTCTTattatgacaagtcaaaatgtccacTGTGAAAAAAGTTATCAAGGTCTTTAATCCAGATTTTGACACAGGACCCTTCAACAGGACAGGGCTACCAAAACAGGTAAATAATGCAGAACTCCATTTTGTTGATATTCAAGTTCAGATgaccaaaacacaacacacacagacaatttTGGGCTTGGATCCTCTTAGGATAAACGCCTGTGTATTAGCAAGAATTTGGCAATGATTCAAGGATGTGATTGGATACGATTCAAGATATTGTGCTATATTGCAATACTGTAAGCAAGGCAATACaaagcaatttttaaaaaaatctagtTTTACAAAAACTGTTCTAGTATAAGAACCACATTATGATATGTGCGATCACATCTGTGGGATCTGCACCTGTATTTAGCACAGTCCCTGCAACATCTAACATCATTACACTACTTTTTGTGTAATCTGAGCAAAGGAATTAAAATTGCCTGTATCTATAATTCTTGGTTcttgaggttaaaaaaaaaaaaaaaatcgatagTGTTTGTGGGAAGCGGtacctgaaaacaaaacatagcaATGCCATACTCAAGTGTATCAATATTCTCCTGCACCCCTATTAGACTATCTGGACAGTTACCCAGCCAGTCTGCTGATCTGTTTGATGTATTGTAATAAATGAATGTGCTCATGCTCGTTTAATgcctttacattttaaattttttccttgttctttttttcaggaTGAGCCTGGAGCTCATTTTGatcctgctgctgcaggagtggaGGATGAACGGCTCAACGGTGTCTCTGGCTCCACTTTGCCTGCAGCAATGCATCATGTTGCTGGACCAAAGAGGAGGAGGCACCGAATTCAACGACAAGAGAAGGATAAAGACCAACAGGTAGGTGAAGATGGACCACTGCTGTCTCTTCCATTGTATCAGTACAATGGTCAGTTTAcagcgtgtgcgtgtgtgtgtgtgtggtttggatGAACTTACAGTTTTGGATGCATGGGTGGTTTAAAATGCAGATAATTGTCATTAAGCACAATTGATTTTCTGTTGACTTGGTTTCTGCTTCTCTTCCCAGACTGAACCAGACATGTCAGTGTTGGCAGAGACACAGTTTGGAGAAATGCCCAGCCCaacctctctgtctcactgatCATTGCACTGCAGCCCTGGAAATGACATTGATGAAGGAGCACCTAGTTTCTCTCATGTTCAGTAGATACTCTGCCTCTGTTCAGCCAGGTGTTGCACTATTTGTAGTTTTACTTGAACATTGTAAACACATTTAAGAAATGTAAGATCAATTATTCACCTGGTACATAATGTATATACATTTGTTTTGTATAGTAAATCatttctgttgtcatattttgtatttagaGTTAATGGCAACACACAATTATGACTAACTGTGCAAACTATTGTGGACAGCCTTGTTTGGTAAATATCTGGGACCTAGATACAGTTATTGCCAGGTTGCAAACCTGTGTTATAAGTGGCTTAACAATACATTCCTGGATACTATCAGTGATTTAATGgtttatgattttatttcagtaaCTGCTGGAATAAACTGtctgactgttttatgacatgtttttatgtttttttaaatctttttttccattttaaatgtttccaAATATTTAGAAATTGCCTCCTTATGCATTTTATTACTTTTGCTGATGTTGACCAGAGGCGGACAAAGATTTCACTGCTGTTATTCACGTTCACATCTTCATcaccaatttatttatttcctttttttgcttAATTATGCTTCTTTAGTTTAGAAGTTGTTCACTTTCAGgcagaattttttaaaaaatcacaatttCAGGTCAACTTGGAATTTTATTGTCTGGAGCTTTTAGCCATAGCTCACAGTCTTCTTCATAGGCTGGAGTTTGTTGTATTTTCAGAGGTCAGTCTCTTCAAGTTTGTTTTCAGCATGAATAAAACTTAGATTTATGGAATGATAGAcgaatttaatatttaaaataaaaacgtaTAATAACCtacatgaaaatatgaaatgtttttagaaaatatTGTAATTGTCTAATTTCCGATgcagttttggttttgtgtcGATCATAACTCATCAGGCGGCTGAGCCAATGGCAGAGCTCCAGTGCAGCGGATGTCTCCCAGTGACGGGCGTGAGCTCCATCCAATCAGATCTCGCAGATTAGGTTTAGGGCGGGGCCTAAACGCGGAGGTGGGATTTTAGCTACCGTCCATCTTCAGCTACATTACAGTGAGCGAGCTTGtcgaaaagaaaacacaatttgGAAGTAAAGAAGACTTTCTGGAAATAGTTTTGGCTGtatttgaaaaaagacaaacgAAAGCCCATACCCTAGGTAAATGTCGTAAacaaatataaatctaaatgctcGGGTTGACccagtttccctttttcctAAATTtggctagctggctagctaagCTGCTAGCTAGCATTTTATGCATTAGCTAGCCAGACAGTTAGCCATATTAGCTAGCAGGTTAACGATTAGAACGGATTCTGATATATTGTGCCTTTCACAATGCAAAACCACCATATAAAAGCTATGCTGTACCCCTTAATAATAATGCATGAATATGACTTCCGTCCATCAATATGCGCTGTGGTACTTGTTTTGAAACGGGCTAGTTGGTAACCGAGCGAGGTGGACGAGCTAAGATACTGGCTAGTGTTCATGTTAGCTTAGTAACGTTAGCAGGCTAATTTTAGCTGACAACCATGTCACTCATATTGGTAACAGCAAGATCAGCTACGTTCAGGAAAAAATAACGATAGACAAACGACTAAACAAAAGTTCTGGTATGAGGTGTGCTTGAATTTGTCAGAGATAACGGTATTTgtgcagctaacgttaactgacCAGTTAGCCTGAGTTAACGTCAGTCCCACTCTTACGGAACGATGTATTGATTGCTCTGTTGAAgggatttgtgttttgtttgaatgCACTTTTGATTTTCTTTACATAGCTAACTGCGTGACAGACGGAATGTGGACATTGTCGTAGTCAGAGCCATGGCTGACAAGAGAAAACTACAAGGTAAGACTGTTAGTGAAACTTATCAGTGATGTTTCATAGAATCCATCACACTGTCCAGCCTCACATCCTGCACAGAGACTCAGACTGACTAAATCTTGCCAAGTCTTTGCTGTAGCATGGATTAATACGCTGTGATGTTGGACCACATCTTGTATCTCCACAGGTGAGATCGATAGATGTTTGAAAAAAGTAGCTGAAGGTGTAGAACAGTTTGAAGACATCTGGCAAAAGGTAAGAGGTCTTTGCGTCATGCATTTGTTGGATGCACCATTTCTAAAATCGCAGCTGCAAAACCTAAAATTTCTCCTTTATTTGTCTTCATTTTAGCTTCACAATGCAGCCAATGCAAACCAGAAGGAAAAATATGAGGCTGACCTCaagaaagagattaaaaaactacaggtaagagaagaTGAGCACATAATTTCCTTTATATTGTCTGTTTACATACGCTTTTCATTAACAATGCATGTATTTGAAGTTGATcatttgtgtaaatattttcgCTGTCTGTCCTCTTTCCAGCGATTGAGAGATCAGATAAAAACATGGGTGGCCTCAAACGAAATCAAAGACAAAAGGCAGCTAATCGAGAACCGCAAACTCATAGAGACGGTATGGgtctccatcttctctcattTTAGGTTTATTGTTTCTGTGAAGTATAGCATCTTGGACATAGTCGTTAAAATCAGTAAACTTAACAAGCCTtatgtgatttttcttttcttagcaAATGGAGCGGTTCAAGGTGGTGGAacgtgaaacaaaaacaaaagcctaCTCTAAAGAAGGCTTGGGGCTCGCTCAGAAAGTGGATCCAGCTCAGAGGGAAAAAGAGGAAACGGGACAGTGGCTAACAGTAATACATCCACTATTACCTGTTTAACATTTTGGTTCCCTGAAGTTGTCTGGATGAAGTTTTGAAAAAGACGGTCAAAAGCTAACAACAACTTACAACTGTTGATGAATGATTGAGTGACTCCACTAATGCTCTTTTTTCCTGACCTCTTTCTCACTGCAGAATACAATAGACACTCTAAATATGCAGGTGGATCAGTTTGAAAGTGAGGTGGAATCCCTATCAGTACAGACGAGAAAGAAGAAGGGCGATAAAGATGTAAGTCGTCTCTCATTCTTTTCAGGGATGCATATTTCTgcacacttgaaaaaaaaaaaattcctcagGGTATCCAGTGTAGTGTAGTGCTCGTAGTCTGGTAAAAGTTTGGCTGAAATGTATGTTTGAAACCAAACGCTCGTCTTCTGTATTTCATGCAGAAGCAAGATCGTATTGATGAGCTCAAGCGGTTGATTGAGAGGCATCGATTCCACATTCGCATGTTGGAGACCATTCTACGAATGCTTGATAATGACTCAGTGCCGGTGGATGCCATCCAGAAGATCA is part of the Epinephelus fuscoguttatus linkage group LG8, E.fuscoguttatus.final_Chr_v1 genome and harbors:
- the ndufa3 gene encoding NADH dehydrogenase [ubiquinone] 1 alpha subcomplex subunit 3 is translated as MFLCDRRRHNTSFSDYYISHEHPLWVDTTQDNMAGLAAFLKNAWNKEPVILVSCGIGLLGLALPVISPLTKYTGMINEAVPYNYPVPVRDDGNMPDVPSHPSEPKGPNLDWLKKF
- the tfpt gene encoding TCF3 fusion partner → MMEDFSGLALPPLFGGHILEAELEPGGVELGPGEVELGPGGNELLESTAQEDEERRALDKRKYLALNRRCKEIEQVNQKILGRLHQVQRITRRLKKERRFLMKTLDAHGDDYRNAQLTILLEDEPGAHFDPAAAGVEDERLNGVSGSTLPAAMHHVAGPKRRRHRIQRQEKDKDQQTEPDMSVLAETQFGEMPSPTSLSH